A segment of the Luteibaculum oceani genome:
GATTGTTTTTTTTATGTAATCTAAATCGTGAGAAAACTCAATATTTGGCTTGGCACCTGGCTTAAATTGCAGAGATGGATAATGAGTTGTAAGAAGCTCCTCCAGCCAGTCAAAAATTAAATTGACACTTGGAGTTAAATACCTTTGACCATTGTTGTCTGGATGCAAATTTCTGTAACTTCTTACCCTTTTACCAGATAGCTCGGCATCGTATTCTTCCTTTCTGGAAAGATGCAAAAACGCATTCCAAAATAAATCCCATTCTCCTTTAGCTTCATATCCAAAAAAACCACGAGAATGTTCTTTCATGCCACTGGGAAACCTTGCATGGGCATGACAGGGTATATTTAAAAATGAAGATTCGGAATTCCGCACACCATAAAAAACACATGGTATTGCCTCTTCTTTAGATGGGAGATCCTCAACTATTTTAATTTCAAAATCGGCGGATTGTATTCTCGAAAATTCTTCGAGAACATAATTGAGCCAAGGCCAATTATGCGATTCAGATACTACAAATAGTGTGTTATTATGCGTCATGGAAATTTTGAAGCCAGAGCTCAACATTTAAAGCTCCCCAGATATCTCTGCTAAATTTACTGGATTCGTCAATTTGTTTTAGCAATCCGTCCACATCAAAAATTCCGCGAGACCTTGCCTTTTGGGAATCGAAAATATCTTTCACAAAACCTTTGAGATCTCCGGTTTGCATCCATTCATTAAAAGGAACTGGGAAGCCCATTTTATCTTTTCGCTCTACAATCTCTTTAGGCAATATGTTTTTAACTGCCTCAATTAGCATATGCTTTGTTTTACCTCCAGAAAATTTCATGGTTGGAGGCATTTGAGTGGCCAATTCAACGATTCTTCGATCTAACAAAGGAACCCTTGATTCTAATGAAACTGCCATACTCATCCTATCTTCTACTTGCAACAAGGTTGGAAGTAAAGTCTTCATGTCGAAGTAGGTCATTTTATTGAAAAAGGATGACGATGCAGCCCCGTTAAACACCTCTTGAAAATTCCCAAAGATTTGCTCCTCGTTTCTTCCAGCTAAAAACTCACCCTGATAAATCTTATGTAAGCTCGGAGATCGATCTACCAGATGAAAATACCTGTGATCCATATCCTCAAAAAGTCCAGATGAAAATTGACTCTTTATCATAGGCACATATTGCCTTAATGATGGGAGATTGGCTATAATGGAATTTAAGGTTACTACGTGCTGTCCTTCCTCTTGCGTTTCGAAAATAGCTCCCTTTAAACACTGCTCTAAATAGGCTACCGCATAGCGTGTATACCCTCCAAAGATTTCATCTCCTCCTTGCCCACCTAATACCACTTTTACATGGTCGGAAGCCAGCTTAGACACCATGTATTGAGGAAATAATCCAGGTCCTCCGCCTGGTTCATCCATATGGTAAATAAGCTTGGATATGTTATCTATAAAATCGCTGGCATTGGGAAAAATCTCTTTGTGATCGCTTTTTATTTTTTGGCTTACAATGCGAGCAAAATTACTCTCATCATAGGGCCCGTTGTCTTTAAAACCTCCGGTAAAAGTTTTTAACTCCCCATAATAATTCTTTGCCGCCATAACAGCTATGGTACTAGAGTCTATCCCTCCACTTAAGTAGGCCCCAACAGGAACGTCAGATCTTACCTGAATGGATAGGGAGTTTTCTATGAGCATCAATAGCTCATCAGCATATTCATCCTTGGACTTCTCGGTATTAACACGGTAAGAAGCATCCCAATATTTCTTTAACTCAGTAATCTCCCCACGGCCATTCACTCTCATGTAGTGGCCAGGTTCTAACTTTTTCACCCCTCCAAAAAGGGTGCTTTCCCTTAAAACAAACTGAAAAGTTAAATACTCGTATAAGGCCTGGTGGTTTATTTCCTTCTTGTATTCTGGATATTGTAGGATGGATTTTATTTCAGATCCAAACACAAAATGGTCTTTGCTTTGGTGATAATAAAAAGGTTTAACTCCAAAATGATCCCTTGCAATAAAAGTCTCTTTAGATTGGGTGTCGTAAATGGCAAAAGCAAACATTCCGTTTACCAGATTCAACATAT
Coding sequences within it:
- the asnB gene encoding asparagine synthase (glutamine-hydrolyzing); translation: MCGITGFISQHNTESKHQIVESMMQVIEHRGPDGSGKFVDEHIALGHRRLAIIDIDNGAQPFYSADGRYVIVFNGEIYNYVELRQGLISKGFKLKTYSDTEVLLYTYLDRGADMLNLVNGMFAFAIYDTQSKETFIARDHFGVKPFYYHQSKDHFVFGSEIKSILQYPEYKKEINHQALYEYLTFQFVLRESTLFGGVKKLEPGHYMRVNGRGEITELKKYWDASYRVNTEKSKDEYADELLMLIENSLSIQVRSDVPVGAYLSGGIDSSTIAVMAAKNYYGELKTFTGGFKDNGPYDESNFARIVSQKIKSDHKEIFPNASDFIDNISKLIYHMDEPGGGPGLFPQYMVSKLASDHVKVVLGGQGGDEIFGGYTRYAVAYLEQCLKGAIFETQEEGQHVVTLNSIIANLPSLRQYVPMIKSQFSSGLFEDMDHRYFHLVDRSPSLHKIYQGEFLAGRNEEQIFGNFQEVFNGAASSSFFNKMTYFDMKTLLPTLLQVEDRMSMAVSLESRVPLLDRRIVELATQMPPTMKFSGGKTKHMLIEAVKNILPKEIVERKDKMGFPVPFNEWMQTGDLKGFVKDIFDSQKARSRGIFDVDGLLKQIDESSKFSRDIWGALNVELWLQNFHDA